Below is a genomic region from Sporolituus thermophilus DSM 23256.
CCGCCGGCTTGGCCGATAAGTGTGAAATTCAGTTAGCCTACGCAATCGGTATTGCCCGCCCGGTATCGATTATGGTTGAGACTTTTGGTACCGCTAAAATTCCCGAAAGCCGCATTGTCGAACTTATTCAAAAGCATTTTGACCTCCGTCCGGCCGGTATCATCAAAAGCCTGAACTTACGTCGTCCTATCTACCGCCAGACAGCAGCTTACGGACATTTTGGCCGAACGGATATTGACCTTCCGTGGGAGCGAACCGATAAAGCGGAAATTTTACGGCGGGAAGCAAATCTTTAATTTTAACCGCTGGTACTGGCAATACTAACATCATAGAGATAAGCCAAAGGGGGTTAGTATTGCAGTGCCTGTTTCAAAAACAATCAAGAAGTCGGTATATTCGATTGGCGGTCTTAAGGGTGATCATTGCCGTGACCGCATTGAGCACACCTTAAGCCATCTTGACGGGATTACCGATGTCGATGTTAATCTAAATACCAGACAAGTTACGGTTGAGTATGACGCTAATATAATCGCCAGCGGCTATATTGAAGAAACTTTGCAGACGCTCGGATATTCCATCCGCAGGTAGGCTATTTATTATGCGGTACCGTTTTACGCCGCTGGGAAAGCGTCGCTTGAAACGTTTTTTTAAACGTCAGCCTATGGATACGTGTTTTGAGTTAGATGAGTTCCTGGCCGGTTATGAACAAAATGATGACCGGTAGCAGGTATTTCCGGCCTAAGCTAGAATTATCTAGATTATACCGAACAGCGAAGTAAGATGTACTGTTTGCTGCAAACAGTACTCTTCTTTTTTATGAGGTGAAGAAAATGGGGCGCATTGCGGAAGTGGCCATCAATATTCCGGTACGGACTATCGCTGCCACCTTTTCTTATCTGGTTCCGCCGGAATTGGCGTTTGTCGGCAGGGGATGGCGTGTGCGGGTGCCTTTTGGCCAACGCGAGGCCGAAGGCTTTGTTGTTGCCGTCAAAGAGCAGGCCGAGGCAGAAGGGTTAAAGCCCTTATTG
It encodes:
- a CDS encoding heavy-metal-associated domain-containing protein, producing the protein MPVSKTIKKSVYSIGGLKGDHCRDRIEHTLSHLDGITDVDVNLNTRQVTVEYDANIIASGYIEETLQTLGYSIRR